One Cervus canadensis isolate Bull #8, Minnesota chromosome 1, ASM1932006v1, whole genome shotgun sequence genomic window carries:
- the TBX1 gene encoding T-box transcription factor TBX1 isoform X1 translates to MDAPNWAEAAPEAGAEAAERTAPPALGSSEPAKPLGSPAGMHFSTVTRDMEAFTASSLSGLGAAGGFPGAASPGANAYGAREPPPPRYEPCSAAAPGAPGPPHAYPFAPAAGAASSAAEPEGPGVSCVAAAKAPVKKNAKVASVSVQLEMKALWDEFNQLGTEMIVTKAGRRMFPTFQVKLFGMDPMADYMLLMDFVPVDDKRYRYAFHSSSWLVAGKADPATPGRVHYHPDSPAKGAQWMKQIVSFDKLKLTNNLLDDNGHIILNSMHRYQPRFHVVYVDPRKDSEKYAEENFKTFVFEETRFTAVTAYQNHRITQLKIASNPFAKGFRDCDPEDWPRNHRPGALPLMSAFARSRNPVASPTQPNGAEKDTAEARREFEREASGPAGLGDPAHPPQLLARVLSPALPGPGVPLSGAPGGRPSPPHPELRLEAPGSSEPLHHHPYKYPAAAYDHYLGAKSRPAPYPLPGLRGHGFHAHPHAHAHHHPAVSPAAAAAAAAAAAAAASMYSSAGAAPPGSYDYCPR, encoded by the exons ATGGATGCCCCCAACTGGGCAGAGGCGGCCCCAGAGGCAGGAG CAGAGGCCGCAGAGCGCACCGCGCCTCCGGCCCTCGGGTCCTCCGAGCCTGCGAAGCCGCTGGGATCCCCGGCCGGCATGCACTTCAGCACCGTCACCAGGGACATGGAAG CCTTCACGGCCAGCAGCCTGAGCGGCCTGGGAGCGGCGGGGGGCTTCCCGGGCGCCGCGTCGCCCGGCGCCAACGCTTACGGCGCGCGCGAGCCCCCGCCGCCGCGCTACGAGCCGTGCTCCGCCGCCGCGCCGGGCGCCCCGGGCCCGCCGCACGCCTACCCGTTCGCGCCGGCCGCCGGGGCCGCCAGCAGCGCCGCCGAGCCCGAGGGCCCCGGGGTCAGCTGCGTGGCCGCCGCCAAGGCGCCGGTGAAGAAGAATGCGAAGGTGGCCAGCGTGAGCGTGCAGCTGGAGATGAAGGCGCTGTGGGACGAGTTCAACCAGCTGGGCACCGAGATGATCGTCACCAAGGCCGGCAG GCGCATGTTCCCCACCTTCCAAGTGAAGCTGTTCGGCATGGACCCCATGGCTGACTACATGCTCCTCATGGACTTCGTGCCCGTGGACGACAAGCGCTACCG GTATGCCTTCCACAGCTCGTCCTGGCTGGTGGCTGGGAAGGCAGACCCCGCCACGCCGGGCCGCGTCCACTACCACCCCGACTCGCCGGCCAAGGGGGCCCAGTGGATGAAGCAGATTGTCTCCTTCGACAAGCTCAAGCTGACCAACAACCTGCTGGACGACAATGGCCAT ATCATCCTCAACTCCATGCACAGATACCAGCCACGCTTCCACGTGGTGTACGTGGACCCGCGCAAAGACAGCGAGAAGTACGCCGAGGAGAACTTCAAAACCTTCGTGTTTGAGGAGACTCGCTTCACCGCGGTCACTGCCTACCAGAACCACCGG ATCACGCAGCTCAAGATCGCCAGTAACCCCTTCGCCAAAGGCTTCCGAGACTGCGACCCCGAGGACTG GCCCCGGAACCACCGGCCCGGCGCGCTGCCGCTCATGAGCGCGTTCGCCCGCTCGCGCAACCCCGTGGCCTCCCCCACGCAGCCCAACGGCGCGGAGAAAG ACACGGCCGAGGCCCGGCGAGAATTCGAGCGCGAAGCGAGCGGCCCGGCGGGGCTTGGGGACCCGGCGCACCCGCCGCAGCTGTTGGCGCGGGTGCTCAGCCCCGCGCTGCCCGGGCCCGGGGTCCCGCTGTCCGGTGCGCCCGGAGGCCGGCCCAGCCCCCCGCACCCCGAGCTGCGCCTGGAGGCGCCCGGCTCGTCGGAGCCGCTGCACCACCACCCCTACAAGTACCCGGCCGCTGCCTACGACCACTACCTCGGGGCCAAGAGCCGGCCGGCGCCCTACCCGCTGCCCGGCCTGCGCGGCCACGGCTTCCACGCGCACCCGCACGCGCACGCGCACCACCACCCGGCCGTGAgccccgccgcggccgccgccgccgccgccgccgctgccgccgccgccagcATGTACTCGTCGGCCGGGGCTGCGCCGCCGGGCTCCTACGACTACTGCCCCAGATAG
- the TBX1 gene encoding T-box transcription factor TBX1 isoform X2, whose product MHFSTVTRDMEAFTASSLSGLGAAGGFPGAASPGANAYGAREPPPPRYEPCSAAAPGAPGPPHAYPFAPAAGAASSAAEPEGPGVSCVAAAKAPVKKNAKVASVSVQLEMKALWDEFNQLGTEMIVTKAGRRMFPTFQVKLFGMDPMADYMLLMDFVPVDDKRYRYAFHSSSWLVAGKADPATPGRVHYHPDSPAKGAQWMKQIVSFDKLKLTNNLLDDNGHIILNSMHRYQPRFHVVYVDPRKDSEKYAEENFKTFVFEETRFTAVTAYQNHRITQLKIASNPFAKGFRDCDPEDWPRNHRPGALPLMSAFARSRNPVASPTQPNGAEKDTAEARREFEREASGPAGLGDPAHPPQLLARVLSPALPGPGVPLSGAPGGRPSPPHPELRLEAPGSSEPLHHHPYKYPAAAYDHYLGAKSRPAPYPLPGLRGHGFHAHPHAHAHHHPAVSPAAAAAAAAAAAAAASMYSSAGAAPPGSYDYCPR is encoded by the exons ATGCACTTCAGCACCGTCACCAGGGACATGGAAG CCTTCACGGCCAGCAGCCTGAGCGGCCTGGGAGCGGCGGGGGGCTTCCCGGGCGCCGCGTCGCCCGGCGCCAACGCTTACGGCGCGCGCGAGCCCCCGCCGCCGCGCTACGAGCCGTGCTCCGCCGCCGCGCCGGGCGCCCCGGGCCCGCCGCACGCCTACCCGTTCGCGCCGGCCGCCGGGGCCGCCAGCAGCGCCGCCGAGCCCGAGGGCCCCGGGGTCAGCTGCGTGGCCGCCGCCAAGGCGCCGGTGAAGAAGAATGCGAAGGTGGCCAGCGTGAGCGTGCAGCTGGAGATGAAGGCGCTGTGGGACGAGTTCAACCAGCTGGGCACCGAGATGATCGTCACCAAGGCCGGCAG GCGCATGTTCCCCACCTTCCAAGTGAAGCTGTTCGGCATGGACCCCATGGCTGACTACATGCTCCTCATGGACTTCGTGCCCGTGGACGACAAGCGCTACCG GTATGCCTTCCACAGCTCGTCCTGGCTGGTGGCTGGGAAGGCAGACCCCGCCACGCCGGGCCGCGTCCACTACCACCCCGACTCGCCGGCCAAGGGGGCCCAGTGGATGAAGCAGATTGTCTCCTTCGACAAGCTCAAGCTGACCAACAACCTGCTGGACGACAATGGCCAT ATCATCCTCAACTCCATGCACAGATACCAGCCACGCTTCCACGTGGTGTACGTGGACCCGCGCAAAGACAGCGAGAAGTACGCCGAGGAGAACTTCAAAACCTTCGTGTTTGAGGAGACTCGCTTCACCGCGGTCACTGCCTACCAGAACCACCGG ATCACGCAGCTCAAGATCGCCAGTAACCCCTTCGCCAAAGGCTTCCGAGACTGCGACCCCGAGGACTG GCCCCGGAACCACCGGCCCGGCGCGCTGCCGCTCATGAGCGCGTTCGCCCGCTCGCGCAACCCCGTGGCCTCCCCCACGCAGCCCAACGGCGCGGAGAAAG ACACGGCCGAGGCCCGGCGAGAATTCGAGCGCGAAGCGAGCGGCCCGGCGGGGCTTGGGGACCCGGCGCACCCGCCGCAGCTGTTGGCGCGGGTGCTCAGCCCCGCGCTGCCCGGGCCCGGGGTCCCGCTGTCCGGTGCGCCCGGAGGCCGGCCCAGCCCCCCGCACCCCGAGCTGCGCCTGGAGGCGCCCGGCTCGTCGGAGCCGCTGCACCACCACCCCTACAAGTACCCGGCCGCTGCCTACGACCACTACCTCGGGGCCAAGAGCCGGCCGGCGCCCTACCCGCTGCCCGGCCTGCGCGGCCACGGCTTCCACGCGCACCCGCACGCGCACGCGCACCACCACCCGGCCGTGAgccccgccgcggccgccgccgccgccgccgccgctgccgccgccgccagcATGTACTCGTCGGCCGGGGCTGCGCCGCCGGGCTCCTACGACTACTGCCCCAGATAG
- the TBX1 gene encoding T-box transcription factor TBX1 isoform X3: MRRGDESDGNKAFTASSLSGLGAAGGFPGAASPGANAYGAREPPPPRYEPCSAAAPGAPGPPHAYPFAPAAGAASSAAEPEGPGVSCVAAAKAPVKKNAKVASVSVQLEMKALWDEFNQLGTEMIVTKAGRRMFPTFQVKLFGMDPMADYMLLMDFVPVDDKRYRYAFHSSSWLVAGKADPATPGRVHYHPDSPAKGAQWMKQIVSFDKLKLTNNLLDDNGHIILNSMHRYQPRFHVVYVDPRKDSEKYAEENFKTFVFEETRFTAVTAYQNHRITQLKIASNPFAKGFRDCDPEDWPRNHRPGALPLMSAFARSRNPVASPTQPNGAEKDTAEARREFEREASGPAGLGDPAHPPQLLARVLSPALPGPGVPLSGAPGGRPSPPHPELRLEAPGSSEPLHHHPYKYPAAAYDHYLGAKSRPAPYPLPGLRGHGFHAHPHAHAHHHPAVSPAAAAAAAAAAAAAASMYSSAGAAPPGSYDYCPR; this comes from the exons ATGCGGAGGGGAGACGAAAGCGACGGGAACAAAG CCTTCACGGCCAGCAGCCTGAGCGGCCTGGGAGCGGCGGGGGGCTTCCCGGGCGCCGCGTCGCCCGGCGCCAACGCTTACGGCGCGCGCGAGCCCCCGCCGCCGCGCTACGAGCCGTGCTCCGCCGCCGCGCCGGGCGCCCCGGGCCCGCCGCACGCCTACCCGTTCGCGCCGGCCGCCGGGGCCGCCAGCAGCGCCGCCGAGCCCGAGGGCCCCGGGGTCAGCTGCGTGGCCGCCGCCAAGGCGCCGGTGAAGAAGAATGCGAAGGTGGCCAGCGTGAGCGTGCAGCTGGAGATGAAGGCGCTGTGGGACGAGTTCAACCAGCTGGGCACCGAGATGATCGTCACCAAGGCCGGCAG GCGCATGTTCCCCACCTTCCAAGTGAAGCTGTTCGGCATGGACCCCATGGCTGACTACATGCTCCTCATGGACTTCGTGCCCGTGGACGACAAGCGCTACCG GTATGCCTTCCACAGCTCGTCCTGGCTGGTGGCTGGGAAGGCAGACCCCGCCACGCCGGGCCGCGTCCACTACCACCCCGACTCGCCGGCCAAGGGGGCCCAGTGGATGAAGCAGATTGTCTCCTTCGACAAGCTCAAGCTGACCAACAACCTGCTGGACGACAATGGCCAT ATCATCCTCAACTCCATGCACAGATACCAGCCACGCTTCCACGTGGTGTACGTGGACCCGCGCAAAGACAGCGAGAAGTACGCCGAGGAGAACTTCAAAACCTTCGTGTTTGAGGAGACTCGCTTCACCGCGGTCACTGCCTACCAGAACCACCGG ATCACGCAGCTCAAGATCGCCAGTAACCCCTTCGCCAAAGGCTTCCGAGACTGCGACCCCGAGGACTG GCCCCGGAACCACCGGCCCGGCGCGCTGCCGCTCATGAGCGCGTTCGCCCGCTCGCGCAACCCCGTGGCCTCCCCCACGCAGCCCAACGGCGCGGAGAAAG ACACGGCCGAGGCCCGGCGAGAATTCGAGCGCGAAGCGAGCGGCCCGGCGGGGCTTGGGGACCCGGCGCACCCGCCGCAGCTGTTGGCGCGGGTGCTCAGCCCCGCGCTGCCCGGGCCCGGGGTCCCGCTGTCCGGTGCGCCCGGAGGCCGGCCCAGCCCCCCGCACCCCGAGCTGCGCCTGGAGGCGCCCGGCTCGTCGGAGCCGCTGCACCACCACCCCTACAAGTACCCGGCCGCTGCCTACGACCACTACCTCGGGGCCAAGAGCCGGCCGGCGCCCTACCCGCTGCCCGGCCTGCGCGGCCACGGCTTCCACGCGCACCCGCACGCGCACGCGCACCACCACCCGGCCGTGAgccccgccgcggccgccgccgccgccgccgccgctgccgccgccgccagcATGTACTCGTCGGCCGGGGCTGCGCCGCCGGGCTCCTACGACTACTGCCCCAGATAG